One Odocoileus virginianus isolate 20LAN1187 ecotype Illinois chromosome 4, Ovbor_1.2, whole genome shotgun sequence DNA segment encodes these proteins:
- the KCNJ15 gene encoding ATP-sensitive inward rectifier potassium channel 15, with protein sequence MDPIHISMASAPLVKHTAGAGLKASRPRVMSKSGHSNVRIDKVDGIYLLYLQDLWTTVIDMKWRYKLTLFAATFVMTWFLFGVIYYAIAFIHGDLEPNEPPSNHTPCIMRVDSLTGAFLFSLESQTTIGYGVRSITEECPHAIFLLVAQLVITTLIEIFITGTFLAKIARPKKRAETIKFSHCAVITKQNGKLCLVIQVANMRKSLLIQCQLSGKLLQTHVTKEGEQILLNQATVKFHVDSSSESPFLILPMTFYHVLDETSPLRDLTPQNLKEKEFELVVLLNATVESTSAVCQSRTSYIPEEIYWGFEFVPVVSLSKTGKYVADFSQFEQIRKSPDCTFYCADAEKQKLEEKYRQEDQRERELRTLLLQQSNV encoded by the coding sequence ATGGACCCGATTCACATCAGCATGGCCAGTGCGCCCCTGGTGAAGCACACCGCTGGTGCTGGCCTCAAGGCCAGCAGACCCCGAGTCATGTCCAAGAGCGGGCACAGCAATGTGAGAATTGACAAAGTGGACGGCATATACTTGCTCTACCTCCAAGACTTGTGGACCACCGTCATCGACATGAAGTGGAGATACAAGCTCACCCTGTTTGCTGCCACGTTCGTGATGACCTGGTTTCTGTTTGGGGTGATCTACTACGCCATTGCCTTTATCCACGGGGACCTGGAGCCCAATGAGCCCCCTTCCAATCACACCCCATGCATCATGAGAGTGGACTCCCTCACCGGGGCATTCCTGTTTTCCCTGGAATCCCAGACGACCATCGGCTACGGAGTCCGTTCTATCACCGAGGAATGCCCTCACGCCATCTTCCTCTTGGTGGCCCAGCTGGTCATCACCACCTTGATTGAGATCTTCATCACGGGCACCTTCCTGGCCAAAATCGCCAGACCCAAAAAGCGGGCGGAGACCATCAAGTTCAGCCACTGCGCCGTCATCACCAAGCAGAACGGGAAGCTGTGCTTGGTGATCCAGGTGGCCAACATGAGGAAGAGCCTCCTGATCCAGTGCCAGCTCTCGGGGAAGCTCCTGCAGACCCACGTCACCAAGGAGGGCGAGCAGATCCTCCTGAACCAGGCCACCGTCAAGTTCCACGTGGACTCCTCTTCCGAGAGCCCCTTCCTCATCCTGCCCATGACGTTCTACCACGTGCTGGATGAGACAAGCCCCCTGCGGGATCTCACCCCCCAGAACCTGAAGGAGAAGGAGTTTGAGCTGGTGGTCCTCCTCAACGCCACCGTAGAGTCCACCAGTGCTGTCTGCCAGAGCCGCACATCTTACATCCCGGAGGAGATCTACTGGGGCTTCGAGTTTGTGCCTGTTGTTTCTCTCTCGAAAACCGGCAAGTACGTGGCTGACTTCAGTCAGTTTGAACAGATCCGGAAGAGCCCGGATTGTACCTTTTACTGCGCGGATGCTGAGAAGCAGAAACTCGAAGAGAAGTACAGACAGGAGGATCAGAGGGAAAGAGAGCTGAGAACGCTTTTGCTACAGCAGAGCAATGTCTGA